TGATCGCGCTGGTGGTCAACGTCGCGGCGGCCGTGTTCTTCCTGTTTTCGGATCAGGTGCAGTGGGCAGCGGCCGGCGCGATGGCGGTCGGCGCTCTCGCAGGCGGTGCGCTCGGCGGCCATCTGACGTCGCGCGTCGATCCGTCCCGACTTCGACATGCGATGGTCGCAATCGGCGTGATTCTGTCCGTCGTGTATTTCGTTCGCTGACGATCGAGGCATCGCGGAGGAGCCCATGGCAAAACGCGTGTTCATTACGGGGGCATCGAGCGGCCTGGGCGAGGGCATGGCCCGCGAATTCGCCAGGCGCGGTCACGCGCTGGCCATCGCTGCAAGGCGCATCGATCGCCTCGAGGCGCTCGCAACGGAGCTGCGAAGTCTCGGCGCGGCCGATGTCTTCGTGCGCAGCCTCGACGTCACCATACTGGAAGACGTTCCTGCGGCGATCGAAGAGTCCGCCGCCGCGCTCGGAGGCCTCGACATCGTCGTCGCCAACTCGGGCATCGGAGGACCGACGCCGATCGGCAAGGGGCGCTTCGCGGCGGCGCGCAGCATCATCGAGACCAACCTGCTCGGCGCGATGGCAACGGTCGATGCGGCGGTCGAATTGTTCTACCGCCAGGGAAGCGGGCACGTCGTCGGCATCAGCTCGGTGGCGGCCGTCCGCGGACTTCCGCTGCAGGGGGCATACTCGGCCAGCAAGTCCGGCCTGTCGCGCTACCTCGAAGCGCTGCGCGCCGAAGTGGCCGGCAAGGGCATCCTCGTCACCGACCTGGCCCCCGGCTTCATCGATACCGACCTCAACCGCCACATGCCGACGCGGCCTTTCGTGGTTTCGGCCGAAAAAGGCTGCGCCGAGCTGGTTTCGCTGATCGAGGCCGGCAGCAGCTTCGCGTACGTGCCGCGGGTGCCGTGGACGCTCGTCGCCCAGCTCCTGAAGGTCCTGCCGTCGCGGCTGCTGGCGCTGCCGCGCGGCGACGGGCGCTGAACACTCGCCGTGTCATCGCGGCGCCCGTCGTTGCGGAACCAGCGCATTGGCGCGCCATTTTCGTCGCAATGTGCTAGAAATCGGCAGCGGGTGTGGACGCGCGAGCGCCCATGCGTCGCGACGGGGACGGCAACTTTCAAAATGATTCCTCGTACGTGCATCGCGATCGTTGCAGCAGCGACGATCTTTGCGGGCTGTACACCCGAGCCGCCGCAGGTGATTCACCTGTTCGCGAACCCGGCGCCGTCGTACGTGCCCGAGTTCTCGCCGTCGACGTACGTGCCGTGGAGCGCGCATACCATCGAGAGCCGCATGTCCGAGATCGGGCCGCGTGCGCGCGCTCGATGGAAACGCCATTTCGACGAGGCCGCGACCTCGTATCCGCCGTCGCAGGTCGAGATCGTCGCGTTCAAGCGCGAGCGCAGGATCGAAGTGTACGCCGGCGCTTCCCCGTACCATCTTGCGCTGGTACGCACGCTCACCATTCGCGCCGCCAGCGGAGGCCCGGGCCCGAAGCTTCGCGAAGGAGACCGCCAGGTGCCCGAAGGCATCTACGCGCTCGACTCGCTCAACCCGAACAGCGCCTACCACGTTTCGCTGCGCCTGGCGTACCCGAACGAGTTCGACCGCGCGATGGCCGAGCGCGACCGCCGCCGCAATCTCGGCAGCGACATCATGATTCACGGCAGCGACCGCTCGATCGGCTGCATCGCGGTCGGCGACGAAGCCGCCGAAGACCTGTTCGTGCTCGCGGCCGATTCCGGGATCGAGAACGTCAGCGTCGTGATCGTTCCCCGCGATTTCCGCCGCACCGGCCAGAGCGGCGGGGCGCCCGGCCAGCCGCGCTGGGTAGACGAGCTTTACGCCCGGCTCGACGTGGAGCTGCGCAGCCTGCCGCCGCCGTCGCCTGCAACGTGGCAGTCCTCGGCAAGCTCGGGCGAAGATCCGGGCGCCCGCTGATCCCGCGCCGCGTCGCATTCTCGACTGGCAAGGCCCCCGTGCTAAGGGAGCCGGATGCCCGAAATCGTACCCGGTACCGAGGCGCTGAAGCGCCTTCGCGAAGGCAACGAGCGCTACGTTTCCAACGTCCGAAGCCTCGATTCACTGCTGAGTTACGCGAGGAGGGCCGAGCTCAGCCTGGGCCAGTCGCCGTTCGCGATCATCCTCGGATGCTCCGACTCGCGGGTGCCTGCCGAAGTGGTGTTCGACCAGGGGCTCGGCGACCTGTTCGTGATCCGCGTGGCCGGCAATATCGTCGCGCCGTCGCAGGTCGGAAGCGTCGAGTTCGCCGCCTCGCTGTTCGGCTCCGGCCTGGTCGTGGTGCTCGGCCACACCGGCTGCGGCGCAATCCGCGTGACGGTCGACGAGCTCGTAGGACATCCGCCACCGGAATCGGAAAACCTGCGCTTCATCGTCGACTCGGTGCGTCCGGCCGTCGAGCCGCTGATGCACGGTCCCCTGGCAGACGACCATGAATCGCTTCTCCTCGAAGCGGGGCGCGCCAACGTGCGCGCCACGGCGCATCATCTGCGTCGTGGGTCGCCGTTGCTGGAGAGACTGATCGAGAAGGGGCGCCTGATCATCGTCGGCGCCGAGTACGATCTTGCCACCGGCCGCGTCGAGTTTTTCGACGGCGTACCGGGCTGAGCCTCTACTGACCGCTGCCGCAGCGCAGTGGCGTCGGCAGGTCGCTCAGACCGCAGCTCGTCTGCAGGCAAGAGGCCGCCGCGCAGCGACAAGTCTGGAGACCGGCGCGAAGCGCGGTGCGGCAAGGATCGGTGCACGCACGCAGCGCGACACGCGCATCGGCGCAAGCCTGGCTCTGGAAATCCGTCGTGCACGCTGCCTTGGCGGCAGCCGCGAGATCGGTGCACCCCGCATCGGCGTAACAGGCCTGGGCCGCCTGGCGCACGGGACGAGCGCACGCGAACGCACCGCTCGCGCAACCGAACACGCACTGGAGAACGCCCGATCCGGTGACGGCCGAAGCCGGCTTCGCACCAGCGAGCATTACGACCGCGGCCAGCATGGCCGCGGCAACCGGCAGGATCCGCACTCTGGGATTCATCATCGTAAGCACTCCTTCTGCGACTATGCCGCGAATCTGCTTCGACTACCTGCAGCAAAACGCCGGCGCCGCGACAACCCTGCGCGGGCGC
This genomic stretch from Candidatus Binatia bacterium harbors:
- a CDS encoding SDR family oxidoreductase; translation: MAKRVFITGASSGLGEGMAREFARRGHALAIAARRIDRLEALATELRSLGAADVFVRSLDVTILEDVPAAIEESAAALGGLDIVVANSGIGGPTPIGKGRFAAARSIIETNLLGAMATVDAAVELFYRQGSGHVVGISSVAAVRGLPLQGAYSASKSGLSRYLEALRAEVAGKGILVTDLAPGFIDTDLNRHMPTRPFVVSAEKGCAELVSLIEAGSSFAYVPRVPWTLVAQLLKVLPSRLLALPRGDGR
- a CDS encoding L,D-transpeptidase family protein; amino-acid sequence: MIPRTCIAIVAAATIFAGCTPEPPQVIHLFANPAPSYVPEFSPSTYVPWSAHTIESRMSEIGPRARARWKRHFDEAATSYPPSQVEIVAFKRERRIEVYAGASPYHLALVRTLTIRAASGGPGPKLREGDRQVPEGIYALDSLNPNSAYHVSLRLAYPNEFDRAMAERDRRRNLGSDIMIHGSDRSIGCIAVGDEAAEDLFVLAADSGIENVSVVIVPRDFRRTGQSGGAPGQPRWVDELYARLDVELRSLPPPSPATWQSSASSGEDPGAR
- a CDS encoding carbonic anhydrase, whose product is MPEIVPGTEALKRLREGNERYVSNVRSLDSLLSYARRAELSLGQSPFAIILGCSDSRVPAEVVFDQGLGDLFVIRVAGNIVAPSQVGSVEFAASLFGSGLVVVLGHTGCGAIRVTVDELVGHPPPESENLRFIVDSVRPAVEPLMHGPLADDHESLLLEAGRANVRATAHHLRRGSPLLERLIEKGRLIIVGAEYDLATGRVEFFDGVPG